A single window of Oreochromis aureus strain Israel breed Guangdong linkage group 7, ZZ_aureus, whole genome shotgun sequence DNA harbors:
- the LOC120440874 gene encoding kelch repeat and BTB domain-containing protein 13-like, translated as MSVYNGESEDNGSFSGADCERYLPCAGSGLVSAKLTIVVGDRQFSEEKMLLVQSCDYFQALYRSGMKECQQEEIHLKSLRAQGFLLALAVLRGEKPILDEDDIVEAIECAAFLQVSTLTRHLIDLLDAENCLLMYHTSAVFGLMDLYHAAALFIRDMYTDLELEVKKTLPLELISYVESLTPHVFMAVRAHVTCGLDETVHAASRTICYLNETGNTWKVLTDLPLEASTSMAGVTVLDNKLFIIDGIHDIHKQVVESCFCYSIESNSWSRIPSPAQLRYNLSLMGLNGHLYAIGGEYEQTVMSSVEIYNVKNRKWSFAANLPRPAPGAACTKTMSRIFVCLWRPMETTEIYEYASGKNEWQLVTTLIRHQSYGHCMVGHRDNLFIMRNGPSDDFLRCLIDCYNLSLGQWSSLPGHFANSRDSLFTAVVRGDSVFTLNRSMTLEYIVEGKTWKPRRQVKGFPRSGSVWTFLLQLPKALSLQ; from the coding sequence ATGTCAGTGTACAATGGAGAATCAGAGGACAATGGCAGCTTCAGTGGTGCAGACTGTGAAAGGTATCTACCATGTGCTGGCTCTGGTCTCGTCTCAGCTAAACTAACTATCGTGGTTGGAGACAGACAGTTCTCTGAGGAGAAAATGTTACTGGTGCAGAGCTGTGACTATTTTCAAGCTCTGTATCGCTCCGGTATGAAGGAATGTCAGCAGGAAGAAATCCACCTCAAGTCTCTGCGAGCTCAAGGGTTCCTTTTAGCTTTAGCAGTTTTACGTGGAGAGAAGCCAATTCTGGATGAGGACGACATTGTGGAAGCCATCGAATGTGCAGCTTTCTTGCAGGTGTCCACACTTACTAGGCATCTTATTGACCTTCTTGATGCAGAAAACTGTCTGCTGATGTATCACACCTCTGCAGTCTTTGGACTTATGGATCTTTACCATGCAGCAGCACTGTTCATTCGAGACATGTACACTGACCTTGAGCTAGAGGTCAAGAAAACCTTACCATTAGAGCTTATCTCTTATGTGGAGTCTTTGACCCCCCATGTTTTCATGGCTGTAAGAGCCCATGTGACCTGTGGTTTGGATGAAACTGTACATGCTGCCTCAAGGACCATCTGCTACCTCAATGAAACTGGCAATACTTGGAAAGTGTTAACAGATCTTCCACTAGAGGCCAGCACCTCAATGGCTGGAGTGACTGTTTTAGACAACAAACTGTTCATAATTGATGGCATTCATGACATCCATAAACAAGTTGTGGAatcttgtttctgctacagTATTGAAAGCAACAGCTGGAGCAGGATTCCCAGCCCAGCACAGCTGCGTTACAATCTTAGTCTTATGGGTCTCAATGGTCATTTATATGCCATAGGAGGGGAGTATGAGCAAACAGTAATGTCATCTGTGGAAATATACaatgtaaaaaacagaaagtgGTCATTTGCTGCTAACCTACCTCGGCCAGCACCAGGAGCAGCTTGCACCAAAACCATGAGCAggatatttgtgtgtttatggaGGCCAATGGAGACCACTGAGATCTACGAGTATGCATCTGGGAAAAATGAGTGGCAGCTAGTTACCACACTGATCAGGCACCAAAGCTATGGTCACTGCATGGTGGGCCATAGGGACAACCTCTTCATCATGAGAAATGGCCCATCTGATGACTTCCTAAGATGCCTCATAGACTGTTATAATCTGAGTTTGGGCCAGTGGTCAAGCCTGCCTGGACACTTCGCCAATAGTAGAGATTCACTATTCACTGCTGTTGTAAGAGGGGACTCTGTGTTTACACTGAACAGAAGCATGACTCTAGAATACATAGTGGAAGGTAAAACCTGGAAGCCTAGGCGGCAGGTGAAGGGTTTCCCAAGAAGTGGATCTGTGTGGACATTTCTGCTTCAGCTGCCAAAAGCTCTCAGCCTGCAGTAG